Proteins co-encoded in one Amaranthus tricolor cultivar Red isolate AtriRed21 chromosome 7, ASM2621246v1, whole genome shotgun sequence genomic window:
- the LOC130818618 gene encoding subtilisin-like protease SBT5.4: MIIANIDSGVHSKHISFFDESLGPIPKKFKGVCANEHDPMFKCNRKLIGARYFYKGILEQAKLYNVMLNDTLSPGDKDGHGSHTLSTAGGSFVSDASLNWLANGTAMGLAPKARLVAYKVYWSRGASEMDMLAAFEAAIDDNVDIINLSMGSLEPGFLDSVAVGSFHAMKNGILTIASAGNAGPAFGTVLNVYPWVLTVAASTIDREFFSNLLLGNNITIKASRYFDLQDLDSKTFYPLITGIEARVSGANINDVLHCQNGSLDANKVVGKIVVCGYNGTADVETITSISVKEAGGIGLIFVKDEKLGSEIFQNAPRAVSAALISYNDGQTLFSYINSTRTPIVSFGEAITSLGIKSAPIMADFSSRGPHPHYFNCGVSKLDVTAPGVDILAAASNSFDKKENPFVLNSGTSMSSPHVSGIAALIKKIHPDWSTAAIQSSLMTTATPLDKKGMPIRDNNGVSEATPLAYGSGHIRPNLAMDPGLLYDMNEYDYLNLLCAINHNNTILEKLSKQHSYDCPRNFSALDLNYPSIYVPEFTGNAIINRKLKNVGQPSTYLPRIEAPHGVSIIVEPKILVFSEHNQQLPFKLTLIANLNLLSSDYIFGSLVWCDAKHVVRTPIIVKPKKI, from the exons ATGATTATAGCAAACATTGATTCtg GTGTGCACTCAAAACATATTAGCTTTTTCGATGAAAGTTTAGGGCCTATTCCAAAAAAGTTCAAAGGAGTTTGTGCGAACGAGCATGATCCAATGTTCAAGTGTAATAg AAAGCTTATAGGGGCACGATACTTCTACAAAGGTATTTTGGAACAAGCCAAGTTATACAATGTGATGCTCAACGATACACTAAGCCCTGGAGATAAGGACGGTCATGGTAGTCACACTCTATCAACAGCAGGAGGGAGTTTTGTTAGCGATGCAAGCTTGAATTGGCTAGCAAATGGAACTGCCATGGGACTAGCACCCAAAGCACGACTTGTTGCTTACAAGGTTTATTGGTCAAGAGGTGCTAGCGAAATGGATATGTTAGCTGCTTTTGAAGCTGCCATTGATGATAATGTTGACATTATCAATCTTTCTATGGGTAGTTTAGAACCAGGGTTTTTGGATTCAGTTGCTGTTGGTAGTTTTCATGCTATGAAAAATGGTATCCTTACAATTGCATCAGCTGGGAACGCAGGACCTGCTTTTGGGACTGTTTTGAACGTCTACCCATGGGTGTTAACAGTTGCTGCCAGCACAATTGATAGAGAGTTCTTTTCTAATCTCTTACTTGGGAACAATATAACCATTAAG GCATCACGATACTTTGATTTACAAGATCTTGATTCAAAAACGTTTTATCCATTGATAACTGGTATAGAAGCACGCGTTTCTGGAGCTAATATCAATGACGT GTTACATTGTCAAAATGGATCTTTAGATGCCAATAAAGTGGTAGGAAAGATAGTAGTATGTGGTTATAATGGAACAGCTGACGTTGAAACTATAACAAGTATTAGTGTTAAAGAAGCCGGAGGTATTGGACTTATCTTTGTTAAGGACGAAAAATTAGGATCTGAAATTTTCCAAAATGCACCCCGTGCCGTCTCTGCTGCTTTGATTAGCTACAATGATGGTCAAACTCTTTTTTCTTACATCAACTCTACCAG GACACCAATTGTATCCTTTGGTGAAGCAATAACTTCATTAGGCATAAAGTCTGCTCCAATTATGGCTGATTTCTCATCAAGGGGTCCTCATCCACACTATTTTAATTGTGGTGTTTCGAAG CTTGATGTAACAGCTCCGGGTGTAGATATTCTAGCAGCTGCTTCTAATTCCTTCGATAAAAAAGAAAATCCATTTGTGCTGAATTCTGGAACATCAATGTCAAGCCCTCATGTCAGTGGTATTGCAGCTCTAATAAAAAAGATACACCCTGATTGGTCAACGGCAGCTATTCAATCGTCTTTAATGACTACAG CAACTCCCTTAGATAAGAAGGGAATGCCGATACGTGATAATAATGGAGTGAGTGAAGCGACACCTTTGGCATACGGGTCGGGTCACATACGACCTAATCTGGCAATGGATCCTGGTTTACTTTATGACATGAATGAATATGATTATCTTAATCTCCTTTGTGCAATTAATCATAACAACACAATATTGGAAAAGTTGAGTAAGCAACATTCATATGATTGTCCTCGCAATTTCAGCGCATTAGATCTAAATTATCCCTCCATATATGTTCCTGAGTTTACTGGAAACGCCATTATCAATCGCAAGTTGAAAAATGTTGGACAACCAAGCACTTACCTGCCTCGCATCGAGGCCCCACATGGAGTTTCAATTATTGTGGAGCCTAAAATACTAGTATTTTCTGAACACAATCAACAACTACCATTTAAACTTACTTTAATAGCTAATCTCAATCTTCTTTCTTCTGATTACATCTTTGGAAGTTTAGTTTGGTGTGATGCGAAACATGTTGTTAGGACTCCTATTATTGTGAAGCCAAAGAAAATCTAG